One Cryptomeria japonica chromosome 9, Sugi_1.0, whole genome shotgun sequence genomic window carries:
- the LOC131858093 gene encoding putative leucine-rich repeat receptor-like protein kinase At2g19210, whose protein sequence is MCFAEVEELDVNAIREFNISINGYSYQSPVTLHSYLDSIVVKYGPIKADSLENVQFSLDPTNRSSVGAIINALDIYQYRRLPNNGTKSEDVNAIADIVRHFNLEKEWMGDPCLPQKYSWDWVDCNQDSSPRIIAVTLPNRHLNGTIPPSFSNLSALVKLDLARNNLSGSIPEALAILSNLKQLNLADNDLNGSVPIGLSEQKQRGKLILSVYGNEKLCQVGICKDGRKGKSSKTLFVWLIVAGIAILISFTAILIFIKIKSSRKIRKGKTETGHLNLDNFDGCRSFSFIEVRAMTSNFQTEIGKGGYGSVYLGCLQDKDVAVKISSDKSHKGAIQFSTEV, encoded by the exons ATGTGCTTTGCTGAAGTAGAAGAACTTGACGTTAATGCAATAAGGGAGTTCAATATAAGTATCAATGGATATTCATACCAGTCTCCTGTTACATTACATAGCTACCTCGATTCGATTGTCGTCAAGTATGGACCCATCAAAGCTGATAGCTTGGAAAATGTCCAATTTTCTCTTGACCCTACCAATCGATCGAGCGTGGGTGCAATTATTAATGCTCTGGATATCTACCAATATAGGAGGCTACCCAACAATGGAACTAAAAGTGAAGATG TGAATGCCATTGCTGACATTGTGAGGCACTTCAATCTGGAGAAAGAGTGGATGGGTGATCCGTGTCTTCCACAGAAATATAGTTGGGATTGGGTGGATTGCAATCAAGACTCCTCACCAAGGATTATTGCAGT GACACTACCCAACAGGCATCTGAATGGAACCATACCTCCAAGCTTTTCCAATCTCTCTGCTCTTGTTAAGTT GGACTTGGCAAGAAATAATTTGAGTGGTTCAATACCAGAGGCTCTGGCTATTCTCTCCAATCTTAAACAACT GAATTTGGCAGACAATGACTTAAACGGATCAGTGCCAATTGGTCTGTCTGAACAAAAGCAACGTGGAAAACTCATTCTGAG TGTTTATGGCAATGAAAAACTTTGCCAAGTAGGCATTTGCAAGGATGGCCGAAAAGGAAAGAGTAGCAAAACACTATTTGTTTGGTTAATAGTGGCAGGAATTGCAATACTTATATCCTTTACTGCAATATTAATctttataaaaattaaatcaaGCAGAAAAATTCGAAAAG GGAAAACTGAAACAGGACATTTAAATCTTGACAATTTTGATGGATGTCGATCATTCAGTTTCATAGAGGTAAGAGCTATGACTAGCAACTTTCAGACGGAGATTGGAAAAGGAGGATATGGATCTGTTTATCTTGGTTGTCTTCAAGACAAGGATGTGGCCGTCAAAATCTCGTCTGATAAATCACATAAGGGTGCCATACAGTTTTCCACAGAGGTATAA
- the LOC131858478 gene encoding probable LRR receptor-like serine/threonine-protein kinase At1g05700, with protein MDGAILKTVTFNLLLVLSICSVLYAQPEFISLDCGALDGYGDAGGIGWTSDEQYINSGEKRSILTDQSEVGQPFKHLRCFPQGKRNCYNLPAVRGRKYLIRACFLYGNYDGRESQPQFELLVDANFWATVVINNSNKTICKGINAMARGPSINVCLARSTDDVPFISTLEFRLLMPAMYEVVGQYLSLISTVHMDYGILSENPNIR; from the exons ATGGACGGAGCAATTTTAAAGACAGTTACCTTCAATCTTCTGTTGGTTCTTTCAATCTGCAGCGTTCTGTATGCACAACCAG AATTCATCAGCCTGGACTGTGGCGCATTAGATGGATATGGTGATGCAGGTGGCATTGGCTGGACCTCAGATGAACAATACATTAATTCAGGTGAAAAAAGAAGCATTTTGACTGACCAGTCAGAGGTGGGGCAGCCATTCAAACATCTTCGCTGTTTTCCTCAAGGCAAGCGAAATTGCTACAATTTACCTGCTGTGCGGGGAAGAAAATACTTAATCCGCGCGTGTTTCTTATATGGTAACTATGATGGCCGTGAGTCACAACCACAATTTGAATTGCTGGTTGACGCCAATTTTTGGGCCACTGTTGTAATAAACAATAGTAACAAGACCATTTGCAAAGGAATAAACGCCATGGCAAGAGGTCCCTCCATTAATGTGTGTCTTGCTCGCAGTACGGATGATGTTCCTTTCATTTCAACCTTGGAATTTCGCCTGCTCATGCCAGCTATGTATGAGGTTGTAGGACAATATCTCTCTTTAATCAGCACAGTACACATGGATTATGGAATATTGTCAGAAAACCCTAATATAAGGTAG